One part of the Rutidosis leptorrhynchoides isolate AG116_Rl617_1_P2 chromosome 1, CSIRO_AGI_Rlap_v1, whole genome shotgun sequence genome encodes these proteins:
- the LOC139884155 gene encoding uncharacterized protein: MDIPQETDDYIRESIEYSLGLPVSTRTLELKLQSSEETVSRLRDQYLYLKAKLNEKDHIVECARAESSMNALAVKKFVEENQKLAMECTNLLKQCKKLEDECSLYDEDREALMDFGNEADNRAKEAESRVNDLEEELSKMSKELLFYKHQLEEKQVGDLREPASTEHFLLDTLLSTLINKDDIASTAHSFLEANSGVDMCQRMLEMGKSLRPLTQKVLAVASELKILQKEKDHLRNNLTTAEDEVKVLFEENNLLDKENKRLMRLLHKERKLNDSGGRHNSASLKNNKRKSSPRDCSPTETKLDFVESGSPRKALSPLRHNTPESRFHKK, translated from the exons ATGGATATTCCACAAGAAACTGATGATTACATTCGTGAATCGATCGAGTATTCGCTCGGTCTTCCTGTATCTACACGTACTCTTGAATTGAAGCTTCAATCTTCTGAGGAAACAGTGAGTCGTCTTCGAGATCAGTATCTCTATTTGAAAGCGAAATTGAATGAAAAAGATCACATCGTCGAGTGTGCTAGG GCCGAATCAAGCATGAATGCACTAGCTGTAAAGAAATTTGTGGAAGAGAATCAGAAATTGGCTATGGAATGTACTAATTTGCTAAAGCAGTGTAAGAAGTTGGAGGATGAGTGTTCGTTGTATGACGAGGACCGAGAAGCTTTGATGGACTTTGGGAACGAAGCAGATAACAGAGCCAAGGAGGCAGAGTCGCGTGTCAATGATTTGGAAGAGGAGTTGAGTAAAATGTCGAAAGAACTTCTGTTCTATAAGCATCAATTAGAGGAGAAACAG GTTGGGGACCTGAGAGAACCAGCATCTACGGAACATTTTCTCCTTGATACGTTGCTATCAACTTTGATCAACAAAGATGATATTGCATCCACAGCACATTCTTTCTTAGAGGCAAACAGTGGAGTAGACATGTGCCAAAGAATGCTGGAAATGGGGAAAAG CTTGAGGCCGTTAACACAAAAAGTTTTAGCAGTGGCTTCTGAGCTAAAGATACTGCAGAAAGAAAAGGACCATCTGAGGAATAATCTCACAACAGCTGAAGACGAG GTTAAAGTCTTATTTGAAGAAAACAACTTGCTGGACAAGGAGAATAAGAGATTAATGAGGCTGCTCCATAAAGAACGAAAACTGAATGATTCTGGGGGAAGGCATAATAGTGCTTCCTTGAAG AATAATAAACGCAAGTCTAGCCCTCGAGATTGCAGTCCTACTGAGACGAAACTTGACTTTGTTGAATCTGGTTCACCGAGGAAAGCACTGTCTCCTTTGAGACACAACACGCCCGAGTCTAGATTTCACAAGAAGTAA